One Natrinema halophilum genomic window carries:
- a CDS encoding succinylglutamate desuccinylase/aspartoacylase family protein: MRRRQMLIASGTVVAATATGVMSQPSGDNALLTVAREPGSATESSTATETILSGTVHETTVFERDAPRDGPTAMIFGGVHGDERTGIEVARDTTEWYPDAGTLVVVPETNRIAVDENTREGPEGDLNRHFPAGKEPVSDLARGIWDAVERYDPDVVLDLHRSLGIAGVHQQYVGQAVYHSSDSYGDELASYLNDVAVPWYMPLHRISARRTHSGGPLLFQKAIRDLDATGYLFETTDFMLDRDTRNEHTRLAAAKTLALHGLLEVGNN; encoded by the coding sequence ATGAGGCGTCGGCAGATGTTAATCGCCAGTGGGACCGTCGTCGCGGCGACCGCTACAGGAGTCATGAGTCAACCATCCGGCGACAACGCGCTTCTAACAGTGGCCCGAGAGCCCGGGAGTGCTACCGAGTCGTCGACCGCAACTGAGACGATTCTCTCCGGAACCGTCCACGAGACGACGGTCTTCGAACGTGATGCACCGCGAGACGGCCCGACGGCAATGATCTTCGGTGGTGTCCACGGCGACGAACGGACTGGAATTGAAGTCGCACGCGATACCACCGAATGGTATCCCGATGCAGGAACGCTGGTCGTCGTCCCTGAAACCAATCGTATCGCCGTTGATGAGAACACACGAGAAGGCCCCGAAGGCGATCTGAACCGCCACTTTCCGGCCGGAAAAGAGCCCGTGAGTGACCTCGCGCGCGGTATCTGGGACGCCGTCGAGCGCTACGACCCCGATGTTGTTCTCGACCTCCATCGATCACTCGGCATCGCAGGTGTTCACCAACAGTACGTCGGCCAAGCCGTCTACCATTCGTCTGATTCGTACGGCGACGAACTCGCATCGTACTTAAACGACGTGGCGGTACCCTGGTACATGCCATTGCACCGCATTTCGGCACGGCGAACCCATAGTGGGGGGCCATTGCTCTTTCAAAAGGCGATCCGGGACCTCGACGCAACGGGATACCTTTTCGAAACGACGGATTTCATGCTCGATCGAGATACGAGAAATGAACACACACGACTGGCGGCAGCGAAGACACTCGCCTTGCACGGCCTCCTCGAGGTGGGTAACAACTGA